A genomic stretch from Thauera sp. GDN1 includes:
- a CDS encoding VCBS domain-containing protein, translated as MTTTTNAAPAPAPNAAPKQALTPTPNGDLTLARAPGAESSEIEGADLEALRRFNKALPPETKRTDKPAAKKKDEEEEEKPAAEKDDEAAATAQQEGGANADDGTLLEADAGAGEAAAGGSSAGSGEGFSAAQVALGSLLFGGIAAAAGGGGGGSSSPAPNVAAVITGTASGTVTGGNDGAKASGDLDHTDVDGPDDVWQAGTLKSAYGSLTITADGKWVYTLDVADATVRALNADETLTDSVVVRTSDGTEKTVKITINGANDAPVITGDDTGSVTEKSGVLNATPGVATATGDLDHTDVDNDLANADDKWKAETVTGSYGALVIDAAGAWTYTLDDTNSSVQALNVGDTLTDTLTVETGDGTTKTVSITINGANDAATATFVTSDDGTFTISADDQDNVGRLTLAGNASSLFDNPPGTATSLVNDGNVNTTYTVKSQSAPTAYRVVVEDAAGAQSAVLNSEGDELVVSIGSALSNTLGPVESNQAAIYYGFGGNDTIRAGVNADTLYGGEGDDKFVVLGEILAGAFGSGSYSTWTDEALQAAIDAQGLTDVVTVAELRAANLASEAADGERIVGGAGNDTLYVFGSADLTNVDVDASVENLVLFSRIELTRAQLFELDTITLVGNSAHTIVITDLAPGETPEQAFGAWLQQVGQQLKLSRVGDQSSLSLTIGDGGTPKNAQEIFEFLANNGSPFSNELLSAVTTETLTDTASPDTFNSVIGTVTATPGGAAYSISGGGADSSRAGFDLSKAATYGTLYLNSNTGAYEYVPNGGVIEARIANDSESFNLLVTVGADVVGIETLAIDIVGVNDVPVVGNLPAALLGSVTESGHLDDGTVVSGTSSISGTLSATDVDAGAVLSWSIEGTPSTTYGTIAIDPSTGEWTYTLDNDLAATQALKEGESVTQTYTARVTDEFGASVDQTITVTINGTNDVPEVTNVATDLVGTVTEAGNEDDGDVVAGTVSVSGTLSATDVDADAVLTWSIEGTPSSTYGTIAIDPSTGEWTYTLDNDLAATQALKEGESVTQTYTARVTDEFGASVDQTITVTINGTNDVPEVTNVATDLVGTVTEAGNEDDGDVVAGTVSVSGTLSATDVDADAVLTWSIEGTPSSTYGTIAIDPSTGEWTYTLDNDLAATQALKEGESVTQTYTARVTDEFGASVDQTITVTINGTNDVPEVTNVATDLVGTVTEAGNEDDGDVVAGTVSVSGTLSATDVDADAVLTWSIEGTPSSTYGTIAIDPSTGEWTYTLDNDLAATQALKEGESVTQTYTARVTDEFGASVDQTITVTINGTNDVPEVTNVATDLVGTVTEAGNEDDGDVVAGTVSVSGTLSATDVDADAVLTWSIEGTPSSTYGTIAIDPSTGEWTYTLDNDLAATQALKEGESVTQTYTARVTDEFGASVDQTITVTINGTNDVPEVTNVATDLVGTVTEAGNEDDGDVVAGTVSVSGTLSATDVDADAVLTWSIEGTPSSTYGTIAIDPSTGEWTYTLDNDLAATQALKEGESVTQTYTARVTDEFGAYADQTITVTINGTNDVPEVTNVATDLVGTVTEAGNEDDGDVVAGTVSVSGTLSATDVDADAVLTWSIEGTPSTTYGTIAIDPSSGVWTYTLDNDLAATQALKEGESVTQTYTARVTDEFGASVDQTITVTINGTNDVPEVTNVATDLVGTVTEAGNEDDGDVVAGTVSVSGTLSATDVDADAVLTWSIEGTPSSTYGTIAIDPSTGEWTYTLDNDLAATQALKEGESVTQTYTARVTDEFGASVDQTITVTINGTNDVPEVTNVATDLVGTVTEAGNEDDGDVVAGTVSVSGTLSATDVDADAVLTWSIEGTPSSTYGTIAIDPSTGEWTYTLDNDLAATQALKEGESVTQTYTARVTDEFGASVDQTITVTINGTNDVPEVTNVATDLVGTVTEAGNEDDGDVVAGTVSVSGTLSATDVDADAVLTWSIEGTPSTTYGTIAIDPSSGVWTYTLDNDLAATQALKEGESVTQTYTARVTDEFGASVDQTITVTINGTNDVPEVTNVATDLVGTVTEAGNEDDGDVVAGTVSVSGTLSATDVDADAVLTWSIEGTPSSTYGTIAIDPSTGEWTYTLDNDLAATQALKEGESVTQTYTARVTDEFGASVDQTITVTINGTNDVPEVTNVATDLVGTVTEAGNEDDGDVVAGTVSVSGTLSATDVDADAVLTWSIEGTPSSTYGTIAIDPSTGEWTYTLDNDLAATQALKEGESVTQTYTARVTDEFGASVDQTITVTINGTNDVPEVTNVATDLVGTVTEAGNEDDGDVVAGTVSVSGTLSATDVDADAVLTWSIEGTPSATYGTIAIDAATGVWTYTLGNELPATQALKEGASVTQSYTARVTDDKGAYVDQTIVVTINGTNDVPIISLETGDLATATLTDTSVADDLFASDTLTVRDVDLSDTVTASVVNSATDIVTSGPLGTLNNTALAGMFSLTGGSINANPSDANNLTWTFNPAAGAFDYLKNGESLAITYTVTVNDSKGGTDTQDITITIKGANDVRLTSYVSSTSSSFTITASDPDDTSLKLPGNPTTLFNDQNGNPTSVVNNGSPTTFTVVEQTTQTSYRVVVEDVPGAQTKVLNADGDEVVVSLGTTGGNVLHSVSSVQAGIYYGFDGNDTITGGVNADTIYGGTGNDTINAGTGNDFIAGEIGDDTLHGGGGQDTIYGGDGDDKIFWTNTTAGAGVTADGGDGNDYIDADTDDVGDDTLAGGRGNDIIYAGGGDDRIEGGEDNDTLKGEEGDDTLLGGDGNDSLEGGNGNDSLSGGSGDDTIKAGLGVDTIVSGAGADQISLDIGSSGESDYVVYQVSEVDGVQTAADSPAYGATTGYDVITGVETARDVLVFNQFKPGAGRKLDGTNGSSVWSNGGNVTITSTASVLAVENSAVAAGDSLTEDIAAALNAAFNLSSLKDGEEMLFSVKAANIDGDENTSQYWVGIFNNTVVDDANSAREIQVVALVTQVGSGGIDWDNFRKEVPSTPLIGGTPNTSSLSYDITPTDDATVTPFSNPVTDPDKTHFPITAGNRFKGATYVSDFVPGVTQLPVPPTFSSFGDNEVHHGQFEVYYGSYDSLTGIFTVTSTPYSPPSVPTSHTLILYDNDSTLNVEFIEGLVFDGFMQESSWSITEGGTANATLQFKPPANTLYGTPGADTLDGTASAELIQGLAANDSLSGGDGVDTIAGGAGDDTLVGGLGNDVLIGGVGNDTFSYASGDGLDTFKDFGVKDVYDTDFVTTSGNYNVVSATADPLAGLSLNISSATGAGVFQFTADFADELFNTGSVLDGKQMDALLRTIDSDGIVDLNATSGRFMLVMTDTSTDKSHLYQVVDTSGTDSRVGGGDVGGLTLVGIFEEMAAPWTNGYIA; from the coding sequence ATGACCACGACCACCAACGCCGCGCCCGCGCCCGCGCCCAACGCAGCCCCCAAGCAAGCCCTGACGCCAACGCCGAACGGCGACCTCACGCTGGCACGCGCACCCGGCGCCGAGTCCTCCGAGATCGAAGGCGCTGACCTAGAAGCGCTCAGGCGCTTCAACAAGGCGCTGCCGCCCGAAACCAAGCGCACCGACAAGCCGGCCGCGAAGAAGAAGGACGAAGAGGAAGAAGAAAAACCCGCGGCTGAAAAGGACGACGAAGCTGCCGCCACGGCCCAGCAGGAAGGCGGTGCGAATGCCGATGACGGCACCCTGCTCGAAGCGGATGCCGGTGCCGGTGAGGCGGCGGCCGGCGGGTCGAGCGCTGGCTCAGGAGAGGGGTTCTCGGCGGCCCAGGTCGCGCTCGGGTCGCTGCTCTTCGGCGGGATTGCCGCTGCTGCGGGCGGCGGCGGGGGCGGAAGCAGCTCGCCAGCCCCCAATGTGGCGGCCGTGATCACTGGCACCGCCAGTGGCACCGTGACCGGAGGCAACGACGGGGCTAAGGCCTCGGGCGATCTCGATCACACCGACGTCGATGGTCCCGACGACGTTTGGCAGGCCGGAACGCTCAAGAGCGCCTACGGCTCGCTGACCATCACCGCCGACGGCAAGTGGGTCTACACGCTGGACGTCGCCGATGCCACCGTGCGAGCGCTGAATGCGGACGAGACGCTGACGGATAGCGTCGTTGTCCGTACCTCCGATGGCACCGAAAAAACGGTAAAGATCACGATCAACGGCGCCAATGACGCGCCGGTGATCACGGGTGATGACACGGGCTCGGTGACCGAGAAGAGCGGGGTTCTCAACGCCACGCCTGGCGTGGCAACCGCCACCGGCGACCTCGACCACACCGATGTCGATAACGACCTCGCTAACGCCGATGACAAGTGGAAAGCCGAAACGGTCACCGGCAGCTACGGCGCGCTGGTGATCGATGCGGCTGGCGCGTGGACCTACACGCTGGACGACACCAACAGCAGCGTGCAGGCGCTCAATGTCGGAGACACGCTGACCGACACGCTGACGGTGGAGACTGGTGACGGCACGACCAAGACGGTGAGCATCACCATCAACGGTGCCAACGACGCGGCCACCGCTACCTTCGTGACATCGGATGACGGCACCTTCACGATCTCTGCCGATGACCAGGACAACGTGGGTCGTCTGACGCTGGCGGGCAATGCGTCGTCCTTGTTCGACAACCCGCCCGGTACGGCCACTTCGCTCGTGAATGACGGAAACGTGAACACCACCTACACCGTCAAGTCCCAATCTGCCCCGACCGCCTACCGCGTGGTGGTGGAAGACGCGGCCGGCGCGCAGTCGGCCGTGTTGAACTCAGAAGGCGATGAGCTGGTGGTCTCCATCGGCTCTGCGTTGAGCAACACCCTGGGGCCGGTCGAATCCAACCAGGCCGCGATCTACTACGGCTTCGGTGGTAACGACACCATCCGCGCGGGTGTCAACGCCGACACCCTCTACGGTGGTGAAGGCGACGACAAGTTCGTCGTGCTCGGCGAGATCCTCGCGGGCGCCTTCGGCAGCGGTTCGTACAGCACCTGGACCGACGAGGCCCTGCAGGCAGCCATCGACGCCCAGGGCTTGACCGACGTTGTCACGGTGGCAGAGCTTCGGGCGGCCAACCTCGCATCCGAGGCAGCCGACGGCGAGCGCATCGTGGGCGGCGCCGGCAACGATACGCTGTACGTCTTCGGTTCGGCCGACCTGACCAACGTCGACGTCGATGCCTCCGTGGAAAACCTCGTCCTGTTCTCCCGGATCGAGCTGACGCGGGCGCAGCTGTTCGAGCTCGACACCATCACGCTGGTGGGCAACAGCGCACACACCATAGTCATCACCGACCTTGCGCCGGGCGAGACGCCTGAGCAGGCGTTCGGGGCGTGGCTGCAGCAGGTGGGTCAGCAGCTCAAGCTCAGCCGTGTCGGCGACCAGAGCAGCCTGAGCCTGACCATCGGCGACGGCGGCACCCCCAAGAACGCGCAGGAGATCTTCGAGTTCCTGGCCAACAACGGCTCGCCGTTCAGCAATGAGTTGTTGTCGGCGGTGACGACGGAGACGCTGACCGACACCGCCTCGCCTGACACTTTCAACAGCGTGATCGGTACGGTCACTGCGACGCCTGGCGGGGCCGCTTACTCGATCTCGGGTGGCGGGGCTGATAGCAGCCGTGCCGGCTTCGATCTCAGCAAGGCAGCCACCTACGGCACGCTGTACCTGAACAGCAACACGGGTGCGTACGAGTACGTTCCCAACGGCGGGGTGATCGAAGCCCGTATCGCCAACGACAGCGAGAGCTTCAACCTGCTGGTGACGGTGGGCGCCGACGTGGTCGGCATCGAGACCCTGGCCATCGACATCGTCGGGGTGAACGACGTGCCGGTGGTGGGCAACTTGCCGGCGGCGCTGCTGGGCAGCGTGACCGAGTCGGGTCACCTGGACGACGGCACGGTGGTTTCGGGCACGTCGAGCATCAGCGGCACGCTGAGCGCGACCGACGTGGACGCTGGTGCGGTGCTGAGCTGGAGCATCGAGGGCACGCCCTCGACCACCTACGGCACGATCGCCATCGATCCGTCGACTGGCGAGTGGACCTACACGCTGGACAACGACCTGGCGGCGACGCAGGCGCTGAAGGAGGGCGAGTCCGTCACGCAGACCTACACGGCACGTGTGACCGACGAGTTCGGTGCGTCTGTGGACCAGACGATCACGGTGACCATCAACGGCACGAACGACGTGCCGGAGGTGACCAACGTGGCCACGGATCTGGTGGGCACGGTGACCGAGGCGGGCAACGAGGACGACGGTGACGTCGTGGCCGGCACGGTGAGCGTGAGCGGCACGCTGAGCGCGACCGATGTGGACGCGGATGCGGTGCTGACCTGGAGCATCGAGGGCACGCCGTCGAGCACCTACGGCACGATCGCCATCGATCCGTCGACTGGCGAGTGGACCTACACGCTGGACAACGACCTGGCGGCGACGCAGGCGCTGAAGGAGGGCGAGTCCGTCACGCAGACCTACACGGCACGTGTGACCGACGAGTTCGGTGCGTCTGTGGACCAGACGATCACGGTGACCATCAACGGCACGAACGACGTGCCGGAGGTGACCAACGTGGCCACGGATCTGGTGGGCACGGTGACCGAGGCGGGCAACGAGGACGACGGTGACGTCGTGGCCGGCACGGTGAGCGTGAGCGGCACGCTGAGCGCGACCGATGTGGACGCGGATGCGGTGCTGACCTGGAGCATCGAGGGCACGCCGTCGAGCACCTACGGCACGATCGCCATCGATCCGTCGACTGGCGAGTGGACCTACACGCTGGACAACGACCTGGCGGCGACGCAGGCGCTGAAGGAGGGCGAGTCCGTCACGCAGACCTACACGGCACGTGTGACCGACGAGTTCGGTGCGTCTGTGGACCAGACGATCACGGTGACCATCAACGGCACGAACGACGTGCCGGAGGTGACCAACGTGGCCACGGATCTGGTGGGCACGGTGACCGAGGCGGGCAACGAGGACGACGGTGACGTCGTGGCCGGCACGGTGAGCGTGAGCGGCACGCTGAGCGCGACCGATGTGGACGCGGATGCGGTGCTGACCTGGAGCATCGAGGGCACGCCGTCGAGCACCTACGGCACGATCGCCATCGATCCGTCGACTGGCGAGTGGACCTACACGCTGGACAACGACCTGGCGGCGACGCAGGCGCTGAAGGAGGGCGAGTCCGTCACGCAGACCTACACGGCACGTGTGACCGACGAGTTCGGTGCGTCTGTGGACCAGACGATCACGGTGACCATCAACGGCACGAACGACGTGCCGGAGGTGACCAACGTGGCCACGGATCTGGTGGGCACGGTGACCGAGGCGGGCAACGAGGACGACGGTGACGTCGTGGCCGGCACGGTGAGCGTGAGCGGCACGCTGAGCGCGACCGATGTGGACGCGGATGCGGTGCTGACCTGGAGCATCGAGGGCACGCCGTCGAGCACCTACGGCACGATCGCCATCGATCCGTCGACTGGCGAGTGGACCTACACGCTGGACAACGACCTGGCGGCGACGCAGGCGCTGAAGGAGGGCGAGTCCGTCACGCAGACCTACACGGCACGTGTGACCGACGAGTTCGGTGCGTCTGTGGACCAGACGATCACGGTGACCATCAACGGCACGAACGACGTGCCGGAGGTGACCAACGTGGCCACGGATCTGGTGGGCACGGTGACCGAGGCGGGCAACGAGGACGACGGTGACGTCGTGGCCGGCACGGTGAGCGTGAGCGGCACGCTGAGCGCGACCGATGTGGACGCGGATGCGGTGCTGACCTGGAGCATCGAGGGCACGCCGTCGAGCACCTACGGCACGATCGCCATCGATCCGTCGACTGGCGAGTGGACCTACACGCTGGACAACGACCTGGCGGCGACGCAGGCGCTGAAGGAGGGCGAGTCCGTCACGCAGACCTACACGGCACGTGTGACCGACGAGTTCGGGGCCTATGCTGACCAGACGATCACGGTGACCATCAACGGCACGAACGACGTGCCGGAGGTGACCAACGTGGCCACGGATCTGGTGGGCACGGTGACCGAGGCGGGCAACGAGGACGACGGTGACGTCGTGGCCGGCACGGTGAGCGTGAGCGGCACGCTGAGCGCGACCGATGTGGACGCGGATGCGGTGCTGACCTGGAGCATCGAGGGCACGCCCTCGACCACCTACGGCACGATCGCCATCGATCCGTCCAGCGGCGTGTGGACCTACACGCTGGACAACGACCTGGCGGCGACGCAGGCGCTGAAGGAGGGCGAGTCCGTCACGCAGACCTACACGGCACGTGTGACCGACGAGTTCGGTGCGTCTGTGGACCAGACGATCACGGTGACCATCAACGGCACGAACGACGTGCCGGAGGTGACCAACGTGGCCACGGATCTGGTGGGCACGGTGACCGAGGCGGGCAACGAGGACGACGGTGACGTCGTGGCCGGCACGGTGAGCGTGAGCGGCACGCTGAGCGCGACCGATGTGGACGCGGATGCGGTGCTGACCTGGAGCATCGAGGGCACGCCGTCGAGCACCTACGGCACGATCGCCATCGATCCGTCGACTGGCGAGTGGACCTACACGCTGGACAACGACCTGGCGGCGACGCAGGCGCTGAAGGAGGGCGAGTCCGTCACGCAGACCTACACGGCACGTGTGACCGACGAGTTCGGTGCGTCTGTGGACCAGACGATCACGGTGACCATCAACGGCACGAACGACGTGCCGGAGGTGACCAACGTGGCCACGGATCTGGTGGGCACGGTGACCGAGGCGGGCAACGAGGACGACGGTGACGTCGTGGCCGGCACGGTGAGCGTGAGCGGCACGCTGAGCGCGACCGATGTGGACGCGGATGCGGTGCTGACCTGGAGCATCGAGGGCACGCCGTCGAGCACCTACGGCACGATCGCCATCGATCCGTCGACTGGCGAGTGGACCTACACGCTGGACAACGACCTGGCGGCGACGCAGGCGCTGAAGGAGGGCGAGTCCGTCACGCAGACCTACACGGCACGTGTGACCGACGAGTTCGGTGCGTCTGTGGACCAGACGATCACGGTGACCATCAACGGCACGAACGACGTGCCGGAGGTGACCAACGTGGCCACGGATCTGGTGGGCACGGTGACCGAGGCGGGCAACGAGGACGACGGTGACGTCGTGGCCGGCACGGTGAGCGTGAGCGGCACGCTGAGCGCGACCGATGTGGACGCGGATGCGGTGCTGACCTGGAGCATCGAGGGCACGCCCTCGACCACCTACGGCACGATCGCCATCGATCCGTCCAGCGGCGTGTGGACCTACACGCTGGACAACGACCTGGCGGCGACGCAGGCGCTGAAGGAGGGCGAGTCCGTCACGCAGACCTACACGGCACGTGTGACCGACGAGTTCGGTGCGTCTGTGGACCAGACGATCACGGTGACCATCAACGGCACGAACGACGTGCCGGAGGTGACCAACGTGGCCACGGATCTGGTGGGCACGGTGACCGAGGCGGGCAACGAGGACGACGGTGACGTCGTGGCCGGCACGGTGAGCGTGAGCGGCACGCTGAGCGCGACCGATGTGGACGCGGATGCGGTGCTGACCTGGAGCATCGAGGGCACGCCGTCGAGCACCTACGGCACGATCGCCATCGATCCGTCGACTGGCGAGTGGACCTACACGCTGGACAACGACCTGGCGGCGACGCAGGCGCTGAAGGAGGGCGAGTCCGTCACGCAGACCTACACGGCACGTGTGACCGACGAGTTCGGTGCGTCTGTGGACCAGACGATCACGGTGACCATCAACGGCACGAACGACGTGCCGGAGGTGACCAACGTGGCCACGGATCTGGTGGGCACGGTGACCGAGGCGGGCAACGAGGACGACGGTGACGTCGTGGCCGGCACGGTGAGCGTGAGCGGCACGCTGAGCGCGACCGATGTGGACGCGGATGCGGTGCTGACCTGGAGCATCGAGGGCACGCCGTCGAGCACCTACGGCACGATCGCCATCGATCCGTCGACTGGCGAGTGGACCTACACGCTGGACAACGACCTGGCGGCGACGCAGGCGCTGAAGGAGGGCGAGTCCGTCACGCAGACCTACACGGCACGTGTGACCGACGAGTTCGGTGCGTCTGTGGACCAGACGATCACGGTGACCATCAACGGCACGAACGACGTGCCGGAGGTGACCAACGTGGCCACGGATCTGGTGGGCACGGTGACCGAGGCGGGCAACGAGGACGACGGTGACGTCGTGGCCGGCACGGTGAGCGTGAGCGGCACGCTGAGCGCGACCGATGTGGACGCGGATGCGGTGCTGACCTGGAGCATCGAGGGCACGCCTTCGGCCACCTACGGCACGATCGCCATCGACGCCGCGACCGGTGTGTGGACCTACACGCTGGGCAATGAGCTGCCGGCGACACAGGCGCTGAAGGAAGGCGCATCCGTCACGCAGAGCTACACGGCGCGGGTGACCGACGACAAGGGTGCGTATGTCGATCAGACGATCGTGGTGACGATCAATGGCACGAACGACGTGCCGATCATCTCCCTCGAAACCGGCGATCTCGCCACCGCAACGCTGACCGACACCTCGGTCGCGGATGACTTGTTCGCTTCCGACACCCTGACAGTGAGGGATGTCGATCTGTCCGACACCGTGACGGCCTCGGTGGTCAATTCGGCCACGGACATCGTCACGTCGGGTCCGCTGGGTACGCTGAACAACACCGCGCTGGCGGGCATGTTCTCGCTCACCGGCGGCAGCATCAACGCGAACCCAAGTGATGCGAACAACCTCACCTGGACCTTCAACCCCGCCGCAGGCGCCTTCGACTACCTGAAGAACGGTGAGTCGCTGGCCATCACCTACACGGTGACGGTCAATGACAGCAAGGGTGGTACCGATACGCAGGACATCACCATCACCATCAAGGGTGCGAACGATGTGCGTTTGACCAGTTACGTGTCGTCTACCTCGAGCAGCTTCACGATCACGGCGTCGGACCCCGACGATACGAGCCTTAAGTTGCCGGGCAACCCGACCACACTGTTCAATGACCAGAATGGCAACCCCACTTCGGTGGTCAACAATGGTTCGCCGACCACCTTCACGGTGGTGGAGCAGACCACGCAGACTTCGTACCGCGTGGTGGTGGAAGATGTGCCGGGTGCGCAGACGAAGGTTCTGAATGCGGACGGTGATGAAGTGGTGGTGTCGCTGGGTACTACGGGCGGCAACGTTTTGCATTCCGTCTCGTCCGTCCAAGCGGGCATCTATTACGGCTTCGACGGCAACGACACCATTACCGGTGGCGTGAACGCCGACACCATCTACGGTGGAACCGGCAACGACACGATCAACGCTGGAACCGGCAACGACTTTATTGCGGGCGAGATCGGTGACGACACCCTCCACGGCGGTGGCGGCCAGGACACGATCTATGGCGGTGATGGTGACGATAAAATCTTCTGGACCAATACCACGGCTGGCGCTGGCGTCACCGCGGACGGTGGTGACGGAAACGACTACATTGACGCCGATACTGACGATGTGGGGGACGATACGCTGGCCGGCGGCCGGGGCAACGACATTATTTATGCCGGAGGCGGGGACGACCGCATCGAGGGAGGCGAGGACAACGATACGCTGAAGGGCGAGGAAGGTGATGACACGCTTCTTGGGGGCGATGGCAACGATTCGCTAGAGGGCGGTAACGGAAACGACAGCCTCAGCGGCGGTTCGGGCGACGACACGATCAAGGCAGGCCTGGGCGTGGATACCATCGTCTCCGGAGCAGGGGCCGATCAGATCTCGCTTGATATTGGTAGCAGCGGTGAGTCGGATTACGTCGTCTATCAGGTCAGCGAGGTGGACGGCGTCCAGACGGCTGCTGATTCGCCCGCCTATGGAGCTACCACGGGATACGATGTCATTACCGGTGTCGAAACAGCGAGAGATGTGCTGGTCTTCAACCAGTTTAAGCCGGGTGCCGGCCGCAAGCTGGATGGGACGAATGGCTCAAGCGTGTGGTCCAATGGTGGCAACGTCACTATCACAAGCACCGCCAGCGTATTGGCCGTCGAGAACTCTGCCGTAGCGGCCGGAGACAGTTTGACCGAAGATATTGCCGCCGCGTTGAATGCAGCATTTAATTTGTCCTCTCTGAAAGACGGTGAGGAAATGCTGTTCAGCGTCAAGGCAGCCAATATCGATGGTGATGAGAATACCAGCCAATACTGGGTGGGCATCTTCAACAACACAGTGGTTGATGATGCGAATAGTGCTAGGGAAATCCAGGTGGTTGCCTTGGTGACCCAGGTAGGTTCGGGCGGTATCGATTGGGACAACTTCCGTAAAGAGGTACCTTCGACCCCGCTGATCGGAGGGACGCCCAACACGTCAAGCCTTTCGTACGACATCACACCGACAGATGACGCAACGGTGACGCCGTTCAGCAACCCTGTGACTGACCCTGATAAGACTCACTTCCCGATCACGGCGGGCAACCGGTTCAAGGGAGCCACCTATGTGTCGGATTTCGTACCAGGTGTGACGCAGTTGCCGGTTCCGCCGACATTCTCGAGCTTTGGTGACAATGAAGTGCACCACGGGCAGTTCGAGGTGTACTACGGTTCGTACGATTCCTTAACGGGAATCTTCACGGTGACCAGTACCCCGTACTCACCCCCCAGTGTGCCTACGTCTCACACTTTGATTCTTTATGACAACGACAGCACGTTGAATGTCGAGTTCATCGAAGGACTTGTGTTTGATGGGTTCATGCAGGAATCGAGCTGGAGTATCACCGAGGGCGGAACAGCAAACGCGACCCTGCAATTCAAGCCGCCGGCCAATACGCTGTACGGTACCCCGGGTGCCGATACATTGGACGGTACTGCATCGGCTGAGTTGATCCAGGGTTTGGCGGCGAACGACTCGCTGTCTGGCGGCGATGGGGTCGATACGATTGCCGGCGGTGCAGGTGATGACACGCTGGTGGGCGGCCTAGGTAATGACGTCTTGATTGGCGGCGTTGGTAACGACACCTTCTCTTATGCGTCGGGCGATGGCCTTGATACCTTCAAGGACTTCGGTGTCAAGGATGTGTACGACACGGACTTCGTGACGACCAGTGGCAACTACAACGTGGTGTCTGCAACTGCGGACCCCTTGGCTGGCCTGAGTTTGAATATCTCCAGTGCCACTGGTGCTGGGGTCTTCCAATTTACTGCCGACTTTGCCGACGAGTTGTTTAACACTGGAAGCGTGCTCGATGGCAAACAGATGGATGCCCTGCTGAGGACCATCGACAGCGACGGTATTGTGGATCTCAATGCCACCAGTGGCCGTTTCATGCTCGTCATGACGGACACCAGTACGGACAAGTCGCACTTGTATCAGGTGGTTGACACGTCCGGCACTGACAGCCGTGTCGGTGGCGGGGATGTCGGCGGGCTGACCTTGGTCGGTATTTTTGAGGAGATGGCTGCCCCCTGGACGAATGGCTACATTGCCTGA
- a CDS encoding HlyD family type I secretion periplasmic adaptor subunit, translated as MSRPVPRQRHSFESTGGLRLSVWGSVIALGLFGAWAHVAEIDQITRGQGQIIASSRTQIIQAPDGGVLEELLVREGDEVERGQLLARLERTKAEAAYRETEAKVGALSATLARVRAEIFGGAPNFGPETGAFPEFRQNQTALLRKRRDAIEQEIAAMDRMRNLAVRELRMTEPLLATGDVSMAEVLRLQRQVADIEGQMTNRRNKYLQECQMEMNKAEEELAGAVQMLVQRRDQLANTALKAPVKGTVKNVRVTTRGGVLRPGDELMQIVPIDDALVVEARVKPADVAFLKPGLDVAVKIDAYDYTIYGSLDGKLSYISADTLNEDVKQNEQPYYRVQVVTESPRFTKRAADNLQLQPGMTATIEVKTGQNTVLNYILKPVVKTLSESMGER; from the coding sequence ATGAGCCGCCCCGTACCTCGCCAGCGCCACTCCTTCGAATCAACCGGCGGCCTGCGCCTGAGCGTCTGGGGTAGCGTCATTGCGCTCGGGCTGTTCGGGGCCTGGGCCCATGTTGCCGAGATCGACCAGATCACCCGCGGCCAGGGCCAGATCATCGCCAGCTCGCGCACGCAGATCATCCAGGCCCCCGACGGCGGCGTCCTCGAAGAGCTGCTGGTGCGCGAAGGCGACGAGGTCGAGCGCGGCCAGCTGCTGGCGCGCCTCGAGCGCACCAAGGCGGAAGCCGCCTATCGGGAGACCGAGGCCAAGGTCGGCGCGCTCAGCGCCACGCTGGCCCGCGTACGCGCAGAAATTTTTGGTGGCGCCCCGAACTTCGGCCCGGAAACGGGCGCCTTTCCCGAGTTCCGCCAGAACCAGACCGCCCTGCTGCGCAAACGCCGCGACGCCATCGAGCAGGAAATCGCCGCCATGGATCGCATGCGCAACCTCGCCGTGCGCGAGCTGCGCATGACCGAGCCGCTGCTCGCCACCGGCGACGTCAGTATGGCCGAGGTGCTGCGCCTGCAGCGGCAGGTGGCCGACATCGAAGGGCAGATGACCAACCGGCGCAACAAGTATCTCCAGGAGTGCCAGATGGAGATGAACAAGGCCGAGGAAGAGCTCGCCGGTGCCGTGCAGATGCTGGTACAGCGTCGCGACCAGCTCGCCAACACCGCGCTCAAGGCGCCGGTCAAGGGGACGGTGAAGAACGTGCGCGTGACCACCCGTGGCGGCGTGCTGCGCCCGGGCGACGAGCTGATGCAGATCGTACCCATCGACGACGCACTGGTGGTCGAAGCCAGAGTCAAGCCCGCCGATGTGGCCTTCCTGAAGCCTGGGCTGGACGTCGCGGTAAAGATCGATGCGTACGACTACACCATCTACGGCAGCCTCGACGGCAAGCTGTCCTACATCAGCGCCGACACCCTCAACGAGGACGTCAAGCAGAACGAACAGCCTTACTACCGGGTGCAAGTCGTCACCGAGTCGCCCCGCTTTACCAAGCGCGCCGCGGACAACCTGCAGCTGCAGCCCGGCATGACCGCGACCATCGAGGTCAAGACCGGCCAGAACACGGTGTTGAACTACATCCTCAAGCCGGTGGTGAAGACCTTGAGCGAGTCGATGGGCGAACGGTGA